Proteins from a genomic interval of Zingiber officinale cultivar Zhangliang chromosome 2A, Zo_v1.1, whole genome shotgun sequence:
- the LOC122042593 gene encoding septum-promoting GTP-binding protein 1-like, with product MSGLTVDLRWSRVLSLSRLRRFLRLLLRRLLSCSSPGGRGRYRRLKAQISSLPQIDLAQCVRPVASGARTDAVEADPDLVTLKISLLGDQHTGKTSFMMKYLGDAEEQRGLEITGLNLMDKVLDIKGGARIAFSIWDVGGDAKFLHHVPIACKDSVAILIMFDLTNRSTLNNVIVWYQRARKWNKAAIPILIGTKFDDFAQLPLEMQWAIVNQARAYARAMKATLFFSSATHNINVNKIFKFVVAKLFNLPWSLHRNLTIGEPIIDF from the exons ATGAGTGGCCTCACCGTCGACCTCCGATGGTCCCGGGTCCTGAGTCTCTCCCGTCTCCGCCGCTTCCTCCGCCTCCTCCTGCGCCGCCTCCTCTCTTGTTCCTCCCCTGGCGGCCGCGGCCGCTACCGTCGCCTCAAGGCCCAGATTTCCTCCCTTCCTCAGATCGATCTCGCGCAGTGCGTCCGTCCCGTTGCCTCCGGAGCTCGGACGGATGCCGTCGAGGCGGATCCGGACCTGGTCACTCTCAAGATCAGCCTGCTTGGTGACCAACACACAGGAAAGACAAGCTTCATG ATGAAGTATTTGGGTGATGCGGAAGAACAAAGAGGGCTAGAAATTACAGGTTTAAATTTGATGGACAAAGTCTTGGATATTAAGGGAGGAGCAAGAATTGCTTTCAGTATTTGGGATGTAGGAG GTGATGCCAAATTTCTTCATCATGTTCCTATAGCTTGTAAAGACTCTGTGGCGATTCTCATAATGTTTGACCTCACAAATCGCTCCACTCTAAACAA TGTCATTGTCTGGTATCAGAGAGCAAGAAAATGGAACAAG GCAGCAATTCCTATTTTAATAGGAACCAAGTTTGATGATTTTGCTCAACTCCCTCTTGAAATGCAATGGGCTATAGTGAATCAG GCCAGAGCATATGCGAGAGCAATGAAAGCGACGCTATTCTTTTCGAGTGCTACCCACAACATAAACGTCAACAAAATCTTCAAGTTCGTGGTGGCCAAGCTGTTTAACCTGCCATGGTCCCTCCATAGAAATTTGACCATTGGAGAACCGATAATAGATTTTTAA